The Papaver somniferum cultivar HN1 chromosome 3, ASM357369v1, whole genome shotgun sequence genome includes a region encoding these proteins:
- the LOC113360117 gene encoding uncharacterized protein LOC113360117 yields the protein MIQEEKVGGNLVPQSQLDNVKNHPDNLGLFDLSFIVNPFTWSNHRSGDSLILERLDRALVNQTWSDFFPNAIIYHLISLASDHVHILLVTSREDNNSRRPLRFNRCWFNDSSCKELISDNWKTSENGSKAYKHSKCLHNVKVALRQ from the coding sequence ATGATACAAGAGGAAAAAGTTGGTGGCAATTTAGTTCCTCAAAGTCAGTTGGATAATGTTAAAAATCATCCAGATAATCTAGGACTTTTTGACCTATCTTTCATAGTAAACCCTTTTACATGGAGTAATCATAGGTCTGGTGATTCACTAATTCTTGAAAGACTTGATAGAGCCCTTGTTAACCAAACTTGGTCTGACTTTTTTCCTAATGCTATTATCTATCATCTGATTAGCCTAGCTAGTGATCATGTTCATATACTCCTTGTCACTTCTAGGGAGGACAATAATTCTAGGAGACCTTTAAGGTTTAATAGATGCTGGTTTAATGACTCTAGCTGTAAGGAGTTAATATCTGATAACTGGAAAACTAGTGAAAATGGGTCCAAGGCTTATAAACATTCTAAATGCTTGCATAATGTTAAAGTAGCTTTAAGGCAATGA